The Trichosurus vulpecula isolate mTriVul1 chromosome 4, mTriVul1.pri, whole genome shotgun sequence genome contains a region encoding:
- the LOC118845947 gene encoding tubulin-specific chaperone A-like: protein MANPHVRQIKIRTGVVKRLIKEKSMYEKEAKQQEEKVEKMKAEDGENYAIKKLENEKDLEKSEKYKEACSVLDSVKLGLKMFLNTE, encoded by the exons ATGGCTAATCCTCACGTGAGGCAGATCAAGATCAGAACGGGTGTCGTGAAGCGGTTGATCAAAGAAAAATCAATGtatgaaaaagaagcaaaacaacaagaagaaaaagttgaaaaaatgAAAGCTGAAGATGGTGAAAACTATGCCATTAAGAA GttggaaaatgaaaaagacttGGAAAAATCTGAAAAATATAAAGAAGCATGTTCAGTCCTGGATTCAGTGAAGTTAGGGCTTAAAATGTTTCTCAAtactgaatga